The stretch of DNA AATTGCAATTTTCGAGGTGCTGCCCTTCAAATTGTCAGCATATGTACAATCTCCTGCATTGGAAAATATGATTGTAGATCTGTCTGTAAAGGTAACTTTGCTATAATCTCTAGCTTCTTCTGCAACAGTTTGCTCATTCTGAATATCATTTATTTGAATGTTTTCGGGGGATGTGCAAATCGCAGGCAGCAGACTTACTATGAACATTGCTGAGATAGCCACAGCTATCATCTTTATGTATGTATTCATGCTACCACAATAATTGCAGAGAATGCTATGTTTGCAGATAAAGATTTCACATTGCGCTATTTTTGTTGGATATTGCATCTTGCATCGTGATGTGTAGTTATTTATACCCCATCGTCTTTGAGGAATCTCTATTGACTGACCGACAGTCAGTATGACCGCCGGTGTATTACAATCAAAACCCCAGCGGATAGTTGCGTATCGCGTTGGGTTGAGGTGTTGAGATGGAAAACGCGAACGTTATAAATGCTCCAAGTAAACCAGAAATCGACGTTAGAAAGGTAAGAACGCCGATTATGATCGGTTTGATCCTTGGTATGTTGCTTGCTTGTATTGACGGTACGGTAGTTGGTACAAGCATTCCAACCATATTGGAGGATCTTGGTGGTTCCGATTTATATACCTGGTTAATTACTGGTTATTTACTTGCTGAAACTATTACCACTCCGATAGCAGGTAAAATGTCTGATATCTATGGAAGAAAGCCTGTATTTTTGCTAGGTATGATTTTATTCTTAGGCGGTTCAATATTTGCAGGTTTCTCACAAAGTATGGAATGGCTTATCGTTGGACGTGCAGTTCAAGGTCTGGGTGGCGGTATGCTTATCCCAGTTGCTATGGCCGTTGTAGCTGATTTATACTCTCCTCAAGAAAGAGGAAAAATGCAGGGTATTCTCGGTGCAATTTTTGCTATTGCAAGTGCGATAGGGCCATTTGTCGGCGGTGTGATTGTTGATAATGCAAGCTGGCATTGGGTGTTCTTTGTAAATATTCCTATAGGAATCTTAGCTATAGCATTTACTCTGATCAAGTTCCCGAAAGCCGAGGCAGATCCAAATGCAAAGATCGATTATCTTGGAATGGGATCATTATCTGCATTTTTAGCTCTGTTAATTATGGTAGTAACCTTTGGAGGCGGAACCTATGCGTGGGATAGTTTTGAGATAATTGGAATGTCCATAGCAGCAATTATCTTCTTAGGTCTGTTCATTTACATAGAGACCAAAGTGGAAGAACCATTAGTTCCGTTACATTTGTTCCGCAATCGTACTTTTACAGCTGGAAGCATAGGCCTGTTGATCATGGCTTTAGGTCTGTTCGGTATACTTTCATACATTGCAATCTACTTGCAGGAGTATGTAGGATTAAGTGCTACCAATAGCGGAGCAACGCTCATTCCGCTTACAATTGGTATGTCTATTACGTCTATAGGAAGCGGTTTCCTGCTCAAAAAGACTGGATATATGCCTTGGCTGATAATTGGTCCACCGATTGCGGCAGCAGGTCTTTACATGATCTCCACTCTTGGAATGGGAAGTCCACAGTGGGAAGCTTCACTATATCTGATCATAGCTGGTATTGGTATGGGTTGTGTGATGTCTAATTTCATCGTTGCAGCTCAGAACATTACGCCTAAGAGAGATATGGGTGTGATGACTTCCACTATGAGCTTATTCAGAAGCATAGGTGGAACAGTAGGTGCAGCAATAATTGGAACACTGATTAACAACCGTATTGTAATAGAACTCCAGCAGAATCTTCCCTCAGATGTATTTGCTGTAGCTCCGCATACAACAGGAATATTGGATAAGATTAATGATTTAGCAGGAGCGTTCCCACAATATCCTACGCTACCAGTTGATATCATATACTCGTATGGGCAAAGTCTTTCCTACGCCTTTGTAATATGTTCCGTGATTGTGCTGTGTACACTCATCGCCTGCCTTCTGGTAAAGCGTGTACCTCTCAAAACAGATGAGGAATATGAGCAGCTTAATCTCGAAGCAGAGCGTCTTCACGAAGAAGAGTTAGCAAAGAGAATGGAAAAGAAACTTCAAAAATCTGAGAAACACAAGGGTAATGGCTCTGGTTAAGAGCCTATCCTTTTTTTAATTTTTTCTTATTATAATCTGCTTTTTTATGACACACGTATTTTTAAAGTAAATCTTCATTCATTTAAGGAATCTCCAATCCTCTCAAAAAAATCAATCTTCTGAATCTTTGCAGAGATATTGAAAAAAGCTATATCACAGGAACAATTCAAGACAATGAATCTATATGGTGTCAAGTAAAACTTATCTCGATCGTGTATTAAATGGCCTATCAGGACTAGATGAAATTACATATCGGTCAATGATGGGTGAGTATATCATTTACTATCGTGGAAAGATTGTAGGTGGGATATACGATGATCGATTATTGATAAAACCCACTGCGTCTGCAAAATTTCTTATGCCTGCAGCTTCCTATGTCTTGCCATATGATGGAGCAAAAGAGATGTTGTATGTTGAAAATATTGATGATAAAGATAATTTGACTGAACTACTTGAATCCATTTACCCTGAACTTCCAGCTCCTAAATCTAAAAAGAAATAACCTATGTTTTTCTCAATACTAGTTTCCAATGCAGCTCATGGAAAATTAGCTGGAGATTTGTTAACTACAAACCACTTGTAGTTTTATGGAGATATGCACTCAATATAATCAATAGCTATTGAATCAATTTGTTTCTTTAAAAGTTTATAATTAAAATTGTAAAAATAAGAAAAAGGCTGTTATGACACAGCCTAGATATTTTATTCAGAAATCATTTTTCTCAGTACAGTCTGGAGAATGCCACCGTTTTTGATGTATTCTAATTCTGCAGGAACATCTACTCTTGACATTGCTTTAAACTGCTTCTTTTTTCCATTTTTGGAGGCAGTAACCGTCACGATTGATTTAGGCGTCATATTCTCTAACTCAATATCAAAAGTTTCTGTCCCATCAAGACCAAGACTTTCTGCATTTTCTCCTTCTATGAACTGCAGAGGAATGATACCCATGCCGATGAGATTTGAACGATGAATTCTTTCAAAAGACTCTGCAATTACGGCTTTTATCCCAAGCATGAATGGCCCCTTTGCAGCCCAGTCTCTTGAGCTTCCAGTACCATATTCTTTTCCAGCAATTACAATCAGTGGGGTATTCTCTGAAATGTATTTCTGAGATATTTCAAACATGGTGCCGTTTTCTCCATCTGGCATATGTCTGGAATAACCTCCTTCTGTGCCTGGAGCTATTTTATTTCTTAGACGGATATTGGCAAATGTTCCTCTCATCATTATCTCATGGTTTCCTCTTCTAGAACCGTATGAGTTAAAATCTGCAGGTTTTATTCCCAAGGAAATTAGATACTTACCGGCATCTGATTTATCTGAAAATTCTCCGGCAGGCGAGATATGATCAGTTGTTATGGAATCTCCTAAGCTTGCCAGCGCCCTTGCGTTACTAATGTTGTTTATTGCAGCCTTAGATGTGAGATTGTTGAAAAACGGGGGGTTTTGAATATATGTTGATTTCTCATCCCAGGCGTACAAAGCTCCCTCTGGAATGCTTATGTCATCCCATCTAAAAGATCCTTTGAAAATGTTATTATATTGTAATTTAAATGTTTCAGATGTGACATATTTTTCGATGAGTGAATTTATTTCCTGATCATCTGGCCAGATATCTCTAAGAAATACTTCTTTACCGTTTACAACACCTAGTGGTTCTTTGTCAAGATCTATATCCACTCTTCCTGCTATTGCAAACGCAATGACTAACGGAGGAGATGCCAGATAGTTAGCTTTCACATATGGTGATACACGTCCTTCGAAGTTACGGTTTGCTGAGACTACAGCAGCAGCGACCAAATCGTTATCCTTTATGGTTGAACGTATGTCATCTCTCAGTGGTCCGCTGTTGCCTATGCAGGTCATACAGCCGTAACCAGTTACATGGAATCTGAGTTTTTCCAGATATTGCAGCAATCCAGAATTTCTCAGATAATCTGTAACTACCTTAGATCCTGGTGATAATGAAGTTTTAACATAGTCTTTAACATCCAATCCTGCTTCAACGGCTTTCTTTGCCAGTAATCCAGCCGCTATCATCACTGAAGGATTGGCAGTGTTTGTACAGGATGTAATCGATGCGATAACTACAGAGCCGTCTGACAATCCGTTAATCGTTCTCTTTTGAATCCCCATACCACTAAGGAGCTCTCCAAAGCTCTCTTTCATGCCGTCTAACGGAATTCTGTCCTGTGGTCTCTTATGTCCTGCTAAGGAAGGAACAACTGTACCAAGATCAAGCTCAAGCGTGTCTGTGTATTTTGGTTCATAGGTATACCATAAACCTTGTGTTTTTGCGTATTCCTCAACGATCTTGATATGACTGGGGTCTCTGCCTGAAAGTTTTAGATAATCCAATGTTTTTTCATCAATCGGGAAAAATCCCAGAGTGGCGCCATATTCTGGACCCATATTGGCAATAGTTGCTCTATCCGCAACTTCCAGATTTTTATATCCTGGACCATAGAATTCTACAAACTTTCCTACAACGCCTTTTTTCCTCAGCATTTCTACTACTGTAAGGACTAGATCTGTAGCAGTAACGCCGGCTTTCAGAGAGCCTGTGAGTTTAAAACCAATTACATCTGGAAGTTTCATGTAACACGGTTGTCCCAGCATTACAGCTTCTGCTTCAATTCCTCCTACTCCCCATCCAACGACACCCAGGCCGTTAATCTGGGTAGTATGCGAATCTGTTCCAAAGCACGAATCAGGATATGCGATCTTGATACCGTCTTTTTCTTTTACATGAATGAGCGGTGAGAGATATTCTAAATTGATCTGGTGAATAATTCCATTTCCGGGAGGAACAGCTCTGAAATTGTTGAAAGCAGTCTGAGCCCATTTCAAAAGAGCATATCTTTCTGCATTGCGCTCGAACTCGACCTTTTCATTGAGTTCTTGAGACTCAGGGGTGCCTGCATAATCAACTTGTATTGAGTGATCAATTACGAGGTCTACAGGTATCATCGGATTGATCTTAGTAGGATCTTTTCCTAATGCAGCTACTGCACTTCTCATCGCAGCCAGATCTACAACTGCCGGAACGCCAGTGAAGTCTTGTAGAATTACCCTTGCTGGAATGAAAGGTATATCCACATCGGCATTTCCATTGGGACTCCAGGATGCTGCATTTTTAACATCCTCTTCAGTAATCAGGAATCCGTCTTCTTGTCTAAGTATTGATTCTATCAGAACTTTAATGGAGTATGGAACATTTTTTAAGCTGAAATGTCCCAGATCTTCAAGCTTTTTTAGACTGTAAATTGTTATGTCCCCATCTTCTGTTTTGATGGTATCGGTAAATTTAGAATTCATAGTCGCTCGTGACTATTAATGAAATGAGATATTTCAACGTTTTTGAACGATAGATTCCGCACGTTGCTGGAATTTCTAAAAATCAGAAAAAAAATGTATGCAGAAACTGTCAGTCAGACAGTTCCGCATTGTTAGTTTATTCAGTTCTTGTTTTAGCTACTGCTTCAGCCTTGTTCTTTTCCTGCTCTATTGAAGCTTCTAGATTTTTAAGGTCTACACGAAGTTCTTCGATAGATGGTATCGGACCAAGGATGTCTTCTGGTTTTCCTACAGCTTTTTCGATGCTCTCTACATCGGAAATCTCTCTTGCAGGAGTGTTTTTTCCGCTTCCGAGATAGTCTGAAATTCCTTCCATTATGCTGGTAATCTCAAATGGTATGATCCATTTGGTAGACTGTCCCTGTCCGAGTGACTGCATTGTTTCTAAAGACAGTACTGTCAGAGCTTTTGAATCGAGAGTGCTGGCACCAACTGACATTATACGGAGTTTCTGGGCTTCTCCTTGGCTTTGAAGGATAATTGCTAATCTTTCACCCTCGGCTTCCAGAACTTTAGATTGCCTCAGACCTTCTGCTTGAAGGATACGGGATTTCTTCTCACCTTCAGCTTGCAGGATCGCTCCGGTTTTCTCTCCGTCTGCACGTAGGATTGTTGCACGCCTCATTCTCTCTGCAGATGTCTGCTCTTCCATTGCCTGTTTGACTTTTGGAGCAGGATCCACTTCCCTAATCTCAACAGCATCAACCTTTACACCCCATTTATCTGTAGATTCATCGAGAATATCTCTCAGGCGTAGGTTGATTTTTTCTCTGCTGGAAAGAATTTCATCAAGTTCCATATCACCAATTACTGAACGAAGTGTTGTCTGTGCAAGATACACAGTTGCTGATCTGTAGTTAGTGACCTGGAAATATGCTTTGGCGGGGTCAATGACTTTGATATAAATTATTGCATCAACATTTGTTGGTGAATTATCTTTTGTGATAACCTCTTGACTCGGAACATCTAAAACTTGGGTACGGAGATCCATCTTTATTACTTGACTCACAATTGGAGTTACTACGTTGATACCTGGATTCAGAACCCTCATAAATGTACCCAGTCTAATGTAAATTCCTTGCTCGTATGGGCTTACGATTTTTACGCTCCCATATACTATCGCTAGCACTACGATGATAGCAAAAATAGTAAGACCTAACACTAGGCTTTGATCCATTTGAGTGACCTCAGTCACATACCAATGTATAGGTACTAAAACAATTTGGTAAAAATTAAGAAAAAAATTGAAGGCTAGCCTTCAATTTTAAATCTCTTCGACGCGGACGCCATTTGCATCTTTAGAAAGAACCCTTACTTCAGTTCCTGCATAGATGTTGCAGTCAGCTGTAGCGTTGAAGACTTCGTCACCTATTTTGACCTTTCCTGTTCCGAGTCCAGGAGAGATTAAGGTTACGACTACTGCAGTTTCTCCATTTTTGGATTTTGCTGGTTTTGCTTCAGTTATCGGTGGTACGGTAGCTTTGGACTCTTGAGCAGAACATTTATCATATTCTTCTTTGGAAATCTCTTCTACAGTCACATGGACTCCCTCGGAGGCTATGATCTTGACTGGTGTGCCTGCCGCAATGCTGCAATTGGCTTCAGCACTCCACACTTCACCGTTTACTCTAACTTTTCCCAGCATAGTGCTTGGTGTAATCATTGTAGTAACAATTCCTACGCGCCCTACTAGGGACGTCCCAACTAAAGTTTCTGGAGGTGCCACAGGGGACATTCTCTTATACAGTTGTATGGCTAGAACTGCTGCTATTATCAGAATTATCACTGCGAGAATCGGTGTGTATATTGTAAGAAGCTGATCGGGAATGAAAACAAACACAATTCCCAGGATTGTAAGCATTGTAGCAGGAACAATTATAAAGTTACCTGGAGCTGCTGCTTCAGCTAAAAGCAGAATTATACCGATGATAAGCATTATGATTGCAATCATCATCTCGTCTATCATAATCCGGTTATCGCATTCTATAATTATAAAGAGTACTATCAGCTTTAGGGTATCGGTTGTATCTTTTCGATTTTCGTATTAATAATATGAAATAATGCTTTTATCGGTTTTTCATCTTTATTTTTTCGAGTACAAACACTCAGATTTCCTAGTTTTAAACACTAATCTTTGTTTTAAACCAAAACATCCCTTTCAGGTTTTGAACACCCTGGTCAAAATTGAGTAATGATCATATTTACTCATACAAAACACTCAGCAGAATCAAGTTGCGGATCATAAACAGACAGCAACCAAAACAATATGCCCTCATTCAGAATGTTCCCAAACTATCGGACGCTTCAAATATCATGGCGTAACATATAACATCAGGTGCAGACGGAGTCAAAAAATTCTCTGACGCCCAATATGTGCAATACAGACCCAACTGCTATTGTGCAGCTTTTACAGGCTATCCCAGAATGGCCAGGTTTCAATCATAAAGGTTCTAAAGAAGATTTTTGGCATTGGAGATATGATGCAAGCAGAGAGCGTAATTTGATAAGTCTGGTCTGTCATGAAAATAATATCGTATCACATGCTGCGTCTCTGCCGACTTTAATTGTGATAAACGGAAAGGTTCTGGATGGAGCGCAGTGGTCAGATTTTTTTACTGACCCGAATTTCAGGAAACAAGGTTTGATTGAAAAAGCTTTAAAGAACCTCGAGGACTCTGAGATCTCAGCAGGGATAGAAACTGATTTTTCTTTCCCGTCTCCTGCAGGATACACCATTGGAATCAACACAGGTCTGAAGGAGATTCCCTGCCGTTTCAAACAGTATGAACTTATAATTGATCCAGACAAGTTTTTTGGAAGCAGCAAAACCGGCAGAGTGAAAAAACTCGCATATGCCACGGCAATGTACCTGAAAGCCAATGAGACTCACGGCATAAAAGGAGTCAGAGTTGAAGATGTAAGCGAGTTTCCACAGGATATTGATGAGTTTACGCGTGATTTTGAAATGGATTATGATCTTTCAATCAGGCACAGCAGAGAATATCTGATGCACAGATATCTGCATCCCTGCGGCGGGGAATATATAGTTTCTATAGCGAAATGTAATGGAAAGACCTGTGGATATATGGTTTCCAGATTTTATTCTGCAGATGGCATCGAGTACATGGATATTGTAGACCTTTGCGCAGGTTCTCATTCAGTTGTGCGGGTGTTGCTGAATCATTCTGTCGAACTGTGCAGAAATCACGGTTCAAGAACAATCCAGATATGGCTTTCCAGCAGAGATTGGATTTCATACGATGTAACACGTTTTGGTTTCAAGACCTTGAAACCTATTGCAGGCGAGAGGGTAATGAAATTTCTCATCAGACGGTTTGACGGAGGAAAGATTCCAAGTGATCCGGTTTGCCATCTAATGCTGGGTGATTCTGACTGGGTATAGAGAAATCACCAAATAGTCTCCCGTGGTTAAGGGAGTCCATGGTGTCATCCTTTCGCCAGTACTGTTACTATGCTGGCTGGTTCTTTAAATCAAAATTAGGGAAAAAAAGACCGCTTGTCAATACAATGATCATCGGCTATAACTGCAACTTAAAATGCAAACATTGCTCTGTAATCGCTCATAACAGTGAGATTGAAGGAGTTCACTCTCTCCCATATGATACAGC from Candidatus Methanomassiliicoccus intestinalis Issoire-Mx1 encodes:
- a CDS encoding SPFH domain-containing protein — protein: MDQSLVLGLTIFAIIVVLAIVYGSVKIVSPYEQGIYIRLGTFMRVLNPGINVVTPIVSQVIKMDLRTQVLDVPSQEVITKDNSPTNVDAIIYIKVIDPAKAYFQVTNYRSATVYLAQTTLRSVIGDMELDEILSSREKINLRLRDILDESTDKWGVKVDAVEIREVDPAPKVKQAMEEQTSAERMRRATILRADGEKTGAILQAEGEKKSRILQAEGLRQSKVLEAEGERLAIILQSQGEAQKLRIMSVGASTLDSKALTVLSLETMQSLGQGQSTKWIIPFEITSIMEGISDYLGSGKNTPAREISDVESIEKAVGKPEDILGPIPSIEELRVDLKNLEASIEQEKNKAEAVAKTRTE
- a CDS encoding NfeD family protein, which codes for MIDEMMIAIIMLIIGIILLLAEAAAPGNFIIVPATMLTILGIVFVFIPDQLLTIYTPILAVIILIIAAVLAIQLYKRMSPVAPPETLVGTSLVGRVGIVTTMITPSTMLGKVRVNGEVWSAEANCSIAAGTPVKIIASEGVHVTVEEISKEEYDKCSAQESKATVPPITEAKPAKSKNGETAVVVTLISPGLGTGKVKIGDEVFNATADCNIYAGTEVRVLSKDANGVRVEEI
- a CDS encoding TfoX/Sxy family protein — its product is MVSSKTYLDRVLNGLSGLDEITYRSMMGEYIIYYRGKIVGGIYDDRLLIKPTASAKFLMPAASYVLPYDGAKEMLYVENIDDKDNLTELLESIYPELPAPKSKKK
- the acnA gene encoding aconitate hydratase AcnA; the encoded protein is MNSKFTDTIKTEDGDITIYSLKKLEDLGHFSLKNVPYSIKVLIESILRQEDGFLITEEDVKNAASWSPNGNADVDIPFIPARVILQDFTGVPAVVDLAAMRSAVAALGKDPTKINPMIPVDLVIDHSIQVDYAGTPESQELNEKVEFERNAERYALLKWAQTAFNNFRAVPPGNGIIHQINLEYLSPLIHVKEKDGIKIAYPDSCFGTDSHTTQINGLGVVGWGVGGIEAEAVMLGQPCYMKLPDVIGFKLTGSLKAGVTATDLVLTVVEMLRKKGVVGKFVEFYGPGYKNLEVADRATIANMGPEYGATLGFFPIDEKTLDYLKLSGRDPSHIKIVEEYAKTQGLWYTYEPKYTDTLELDLGTVVPSLAGHKRPQDRIPLDGMKESFGELLSGMGIQKRTINGLSDGSVVIASITSCTNTANPSVMIAAGLLAKKAVEAGLDVKDYVKTSLSPGSKVVTDYLRNSGLLQYLEKLRFHVTGYGCMTCIGNSGPLRDDIRSTIKDNDLVAAAVVSANRNFEGRVSPYVKANYLASPPLVIAFAIAGRVDIDLDKEPLGVVNGKEVFLRDIWPDDQEINSLIEKYVTSETFKLQYNNIFKGSFRWDDISIPEGALYAWDEKSTYIQNPPFFNNLTSKAAINNISNARALASLGDSITTDHISPAGEFSDKSDAGKYLISLGIKPADFNSYGSRRGNHEIMMRGTFANIRLRNKIAPGTEGGYSRHMPDGENGTMFEISQKYISENTPLIVIAGKEYGTGSSRDWAAKGPFMLGIKAVIAESFERIHRSNLIGMGIIPLQFIEGENAESLGLDGTETFDIELENMTPKSIVTVTASKNGKKKQFKAMSRVDVPAELEYIKNGGILQTVLRKMISE
- a CDS encoding MDR family MFS transporter, encoding MENANVINAPSKPEIDVRKVRTPIMIGLILGMLLACIDGTVVGTSIPTILEDLGGSDLYTWLITGYLLAETITTPIAGKMSDIYGRKPVFLLGMILFLGGSIFAGFSQSMEWLIVGRAVQGLGGGMLIPVAMAVVADLYSPQERGKMQGILGAIFAIASAIGPFVGGVIVDNASWHWVFFVNIPIGILAIAFTLIKFPKAEADPNAKIDYLGMGSLSAFLALLIMVVTFGGGTYAWDSFEIIGMSIAAIIFLGLFIYIETKVEEPLVPLHLFRNRTFTAGSIGLLIMALGLFGILSYIAIYLQEYVGLSATNSGATLIPLTIGMSITSIGSGFLLKKTGYMPWLIIGPPIAAAGLYMISTLGMGSPQWEASLYLIIAGIGMGCVMSNFIVAAQNITPKRDMGVMTSTMSLFRSIGGTVGAAIIGTLINNRIVIELQQNLPSDVFAVAPHTTGILDKINDLAGAFPQYPTLPVDIIYSYGQSLSYAFVICSVIVLCTLIACLLVKRVPLKTDEEYEQLNLEAERLHEEELAKRMEKKLQKSEKHKGNGSG